The genomic interval CAGCGCCGCCCCGATCGCCGAGTTGGTTTCGTCCACGTCGCCGTATGCCGCCACGCGCAGATGATCCTTGCGCACCCGGCCGCCGCCCATCAACGATGTGTCGCCACCGTCGCCGGTTCTGGTGTAGATCTTCACGCGGGCAAGCTACGCCGGGTCATTGCGAGGCGTAAGGGTTTGCCGCGGCGCGGCCAGGGGGCTAGGATTTCACATGCGTTCATGCGTCCCGCGGTTCCCGCCGAGCATCCGGAAGTGAGCCAGTCACTGCCTCTGATCGTCCAGGGTGGGCGTCCGCACCGACCCGCGCGGCTCGCCGACCGGCTATCAACACGCTGCTGGCCAACGTCGAATACGGACAGGTGCGCGCCGGGGCCGAGGTCGAGCCGCCGCTCATGACCAGCGGCTACGACCTCGAGATCATCGCGGCGTTCCACGGCAGCCGCTCGCGCTACAGCGCCGAGGACGTGCTGGACTACCTGCTGTCGTTCGCACCGGTGGGGGCAACTTGAGCGATCGCGACATCCGCGACATTACAATCATCGGCGCCGGACCGGTTGGGATGTTCGGCGCTTTCTACGCTGGGATGCGTGGCGTTTCGTGCCGCATCATCGACGCGCTGCCGGAGCTGGGGGGCCAGCTCACCGCGCTGTATCCGGAGAAGTACATCTTCGATGTGGGCGGCTTCCCGAAGATCCTCGCCAAGGACCTGGTGAAGGGGCTACGCGAACAGATGGCGCAGTTCCATCCCGACGTGCAGCTGAACCAGGAAGTGGTGGGGCTCTCCACCGAAACCGGCGCCGACGGCAAGCCGCTGTTTCTGCTGCGTACCAGCGCCGGCGAGTACGCAACCCGCACCATTGTGATAGCTGCTGGCATCGGTGCCTTCAGCCCCCGCAAGCTGCCGCTCAAGGACGCCGATGCGTGGCTGGGCAAGGGCCTGTACGACCGGGTGCTCGACCCGGAGGTCTTTAGGGGGAAGCGGCTACTGATCGTAGGCGGTGGCGACTCGGCGTTCGACTGGGCCGTGAACCTCCAGGGCATCGCGGCTTCGATTTTGATGATCCATCGGCGCGACGGGTTCCGTGCCCACCAGGCCACGATCGACCAGGTGCACCAGCTGTGCGCTGCGGGCAAGATGGAGCTGCGCACCTTCTGGGAGCTGAAGGCCATCCACGGCACCGAGCGCATCGAAGCGGTCACCATCTTCAGCAACAAGACGAAGCAAGAAGAGCGGATTGCGGTCGACTGCGTGCTGCCACAGCTGGGCTTCGTATCCAACCTGGGCGAC from Nevskiales bacterium carries:
- a CDS encoding NAD(P)/FAD-dependent oxidoreductase encodes the protein MSDRDIRDITIIGAGPVGMFGAFYAGMRGVSCRIIDALPELGGQLTALYPEKYIFDVGGFPKILAKDLVKGLREQMAQFHPDVQLNQEVVGLSTETGADGKPLFLLRTSAGEYATRTIVIAAGIGAFSPRKLPLKDADAWLGKGLYDRVLDPEVFRGKRLLIVGGGDSAFDWAVNLQGIAASILMIHRRDGFRAHQATIDQVHQLCAAGKMELRTFWELKAIHGTERIEAVTIFSNKTKQEERIAVDCVLPQLGFVSNLGDIANWGLELVKEEIVVNQMMETSVSGIYAAGDIVTYPGKLKLIATGFGEVCTAVNNAVHHIYPEKKMFPGHSSNMEGVFAGASAG